A section of the Dehalobacter sp. DCM genome encodes:
- a CDS encoding aminotransferase class V-fold PLP-dependent enzyme, whose amino-acid sequence MLILGIYLDNAATSFPKPQAVIQSMVDFMIENGCTSGRGAYEKAIEADSRIYQSRKAIARLFNFNDPKKVIFTSNVTESLNLAIKGILKKGDHVIVSSLEHNGVWRCVKTMERDLGIRISKIPCSAEGYTLARDLEKLIRENTALVVMTHASNVLGTIQPIAEIGQICRQYRIPFLVDAAQTAGAHYIDVVKDQIDLLAFTGHKSLLGPMGIGGLLINWEGDICPLKSGGTGGDSAYEYQPDYYPNKLETGTLNVPGIIGLHEGIKFIEKEGLDKIRKKDAELADYALARLKEVDDIILYGPQDSGKIIGVISFNLKSKACEQIAYELDQNFGIMIRAGLHCAPSAHQIIGTEKSGTCRIGIGYFNEKQDIDQLVEALKSISIN is encoded by the coding sequence GTGTTAATTTTGGGAATTTATTTGGACAATGCCGCAACATCATTCCCTAAGCCTCAAGCTGTTATTCAATCAATGGTTGATTTTATGATTGAAAATGGCTGCACATCCGGTCGCGGCGCTTATGAAAAGGCAATTGAAGCTGACAGTCGCATTTATCAAAGCCGTAAGGCGATTGCTCGTTTGTTTAATTTTAATGATCCAAAAAAGGTTATTTTTACGTCCAATGTAACGGAATCATTGAATTTGGCGATCAAAGGGATCCTAAAAAAGGGTGATCATGTCATTGTCAGTAGCCTAGAACACAACGGCGTATGGCGGTGCGTTAAAACAATGGAAAGAGACTTAGGAATCCGTATTTCCAAAATACCGTGTTCTGCGGAAGGCTATACACTAGCAAGAGATTTAGAAAAGCTGATCCGTGAAAATACCGCTTTAGTCGTCATGACGCATGCTTCAAATGTTCTTGGTACCATTCAGCCTATTGCGGAAATTGGCCAAATTTGCAGACAATACCGTATTCCGTTTCTGGTTGATGCGGCACAAACCGCCGGGGCTCACTACATTGATGTCGTAAAGGATCAAATTGATTTGTTAGCTTTTACCGGGCATAAAAGTTTGTTAGGACCAATGGGAATAGGCGGTCTCCTTATTAATTGGGAAGGAGATATTTGTCCGCTTAAATCTGGCGGAACAGGCGGTGATTCCGCCTATGAGTATCAACCGGATTATTATCCGAACAAATTGGAAACCGGTACTTTAAACGTTCCGGGAATTATCGGTCTGCATGAAGGGATAAAATTCATCGAAAAGGAAGGTCTGGACAAGATCAGGAAGAAAGACGCTGAACTAGCGGATTATGCGCTGGCGAGATTAAAAGAAGTTGATGATATTATCCTGTACGGTCCTCAAGACAGCGGCAAAATAATCGGAGTCATTTCTTTTAATTTAAAAAGTAAAGCCTGTGAGCAAATTGCTTATGAATTGGATCAAAATTTTGGCATCATGATCCGCGCCGGGTTACATTGCGCCCCGAGCGCCCACCAAATCATAGGCACTGAAAAATCAGGGACTTGCCGAATCGGGATAGGTTATTTTAATGAAAAACAAGATATCGATCAGTTAGTTGAAGCCCTAAAATCAATCAGTATAAATTGA
- a CDS encoding (Fe-S)-binding protein has product MRFKAKFSRDIAGILPFLNRRLKSGQYNDQAKTLTYNQGIMMITIQRDTLAVAKIVNESEAYEMSDYIKDLINETYEMKDSLIPLYEQRKKPSALEIYKYLPKTNCKMCGELSCMAFAAKLIASTKNIELCTSLFNKDKKDNVQEIRGLLDF; this is encoded by the coding sequence ATGAGGTTTAAGGCAAAATTTTCGAGAGATATTGCCGGCATCTTGCCCTTTTTAAACCGGCGGCTAAAGTCGGGGCAATACAATGATCAAGCAAAAACCCTGACCTACAATCAAGGTATTATGATGATTACCATTCAGCGGGATACTTTGGCAGTTGCTAAAATCGTTAATGAGTCTGAAGCTTATGAAATGAGTGATTATATTAAGGATCTCATCAACGAAACATACGAGATGAAAGACTCACTAATACCTTTGTATGAGCAACGTAAGAAGCCATCTGCTCTCGAAATTTATAAATATTTACCTAAAACGAATTGTAAAATGTGTGGAGAGTTATCTTGTATGGCTTTTGCTGCCAAGCTCATAGCTTCAACAAAGAATATTGAGTTATGCACTTCTCTATTCAATAAGGATAAAAAGGATAACGTGCAAGAAATTAGAGGACTATTGGATTTTTAA
- a CDS encoding ThiF family adenylyltransferase: protein MNYQIINIYWLHVWGTNSKWTIVDGDKVKLHNINRGLLYTASDAGWLTSTESYKAQVVAKFLQDATFISKWYDLAAEIKDTPFDVVLALANERNVRTALAHRNAPVLLHATTGENWLSQLHRHVAGADDCIECRTSEVANLHMECSIGTVKTTEKENQSNDAALPFLSATSGLMLATLLQKLEAGLIMEDFHNDWRFDFLSTKRMASAGKRRCREGCAIWQPLEVRRCANKGNRWLHLDR from the coding sequence TTGAATTATCAAATAATAAATATATATTGGCTTCATGTTTGGGGAACAAACAGCAAATGGACTATTGTTGATGGGGATAAGGTTAAGCTTCATAATATCAATCGGGGACTCCTTTATACTGCTTCTGATGCAGGTTGGCTAACATCAACTGAATCATATAAAGCTCAAGTAGTAGCTAAATTCTTACAGGACGCAACTTTTATTTCAAAATGGTACGATTTAGCCGCTGAGATTAAAGATACCCCTTTTGATGTTGTCCTTGCATTGGCAAATGAAAGAAATGTCCGAACTGCCCTAGCTCATCGGAACGCTCCAGTTTTACTTCATGCAACAACAGGAGAAAACTGGTTAAGCCAGTTACATCGACATGTTGCCGGAGCAGATGATTGTATTGAATGTCGAACTAGTGAGGTAGCTAATTTACATATGGAATGTTCTATAGGGACTGTTAAAACGACTGAAAAAGAGAATCAATCTAATGATGCCGCATTGCCTTTTCTATCAGCAACTAGTGGTCTAATGCTCGCAACTTTGCTACAGAAGCTTGAAGCAGGTCTTATAATGGAAGATTTTCATAATGATTGGCGGTTCGACTTTTTGTCCACTAAACGAATGGCGTCGGCTGGAAAACGACGTTGCAGAGAAGGTTGCGCTATTTGGCAGCCTCTAGAAGTACGCCGATGTGCAAATAAAGGTAACCGCTGGCTTCACCTTGATAGATAA
- a CDS encoding iron-sulfur cluster assembly scaffold protein — protein MEHYTDIAIEHFMCPRNIGSMVNADGEATCGDPECGDSMTVFIKVEDNIIKEISYLVFGCPGAVATSSITSVLAKGKTLEEAQKITEEDVIEALGGLPENKRHCSLLGVEALRKTIDDYHRKVKK, from the coding sequence ATAGAACACTATACTGATATTGCCATTGAGCATTTTATGTGTCCGAGAAATATTGGGAGCATGGTTAATGCCGATGGCGAAGCCACGTGCGGAGACCCTGAATGCGGAGACAGCATGACCGTTTTTATCAAAGTAGAAGATAATATTATAAAGGAAATAAGCTATTTGGTTTTTGGGTGTCCGGGCGCAGTTGCTACCAGCAGTATAACATCCGTCTTAGCCAAAGGGAAGACACTGGAAGAAGCGCAAAAGATCACGGAAGAAGATGTCATTGAGGCGCTGGGGGGATTACCCGAGAATAAAAGGCATTGCTCGCTTCTCGGAGTCGAGGCTTTAAGAAAGACAATTGATGATTATCATAGAAAAGTCAAAAAATAG
- a CDS encoding methylenetetrahydrofolate reductase encodes MHYAIGQCEEPVKKGVSGLHFYTMDRSKSAASIVKES; translated from the coding sequence ATTCACTATGCCATAGGGCAATGCGAAGAACCCGTGAAAAAAGGCGTTAGCGGACTGCATTTTTATACCATGGATCGAAGTAAATCCGCAGCCAGTATTGTGAAAGAGAGTTAA
- a CDS encoding XdhC family protein, which produces MENSILSVLRQNNSEKFVLATIIQTYGSTPRMPGTKMLVGEDGLLAGTIGGGMAEKTVCQRALQLLQMNESTEITAEIQYGLPTCGGSVDILMELHPDKNFWHFVNDIQSNGKEAVILTALFPPYQKSIHGIDATVVHGVAQPNLKLSDQDRQRIFQDKRTVIIGKEKEIWLAEPLARIEKLLILGAGHVGKWVAYGAKPLDFQVTVIDEREDFAQLEQLPGADAVICRDFISGIQSFQPDTDTYVVIASWSHQTDADCLEEVLKYEVPYVGMLGSTKKISGIVSNLQNKGITTEKLEQLRAPIGLDIRAKTPQEIAIGVLAEIISIRRRE; this is translated from the coding sequence TTGGAAAATTCAATATTGAGCGTTCTCAGGCAAAATAATTCAGAGAAATTTGTATTGGCAACGATCATACAGACATACGGTTCGACGCCAAGAATGCCGGGCACAAAAATGCTGGTTGGCGAAGATGGCTTACTCGCGGGAACGATTGGTGGCGGAATGGCAGAGAAGACTGTCTGTCAAAGGGCGCTGCAGCTTTTGCAGATGAATGAAAGCACTGAAATAACTGCTGAAATACAATATGGATTGCCAACATGTGGGGGTAGTGTTGATATACTTATGGAACTTCATCCAGACAAGAATTTTTGGCATTTTGTCAATGATATTCAGTCGAACGGAAAAGAGGCGGTGATCTTGACAGCCTTATTTCCACCGTACCAAAAAAGCATTCACGGTATTGATGCAACAGTCGTCCATGGTGTAGCTCAACCAAATCTGAAATTGTCAGACCAAGATAGGCAAAGGATTTTTCAAGATAAGCGTACTGTAATTATTGGTAAGGAAAAAGAAATTTGGCTCGCGGAACCATTGGCGAGAATCGAAAAACTATTAATTTTGGGAGCTGGTCATGTTGGTAAATGGGTAGCCTATGGGGCTAAGCCGCTTGATTTTCAAGTTACAGTTATTGATGAAAGAGAAGATTTTGCGCAATTAGAACAACTTCCGGGAGCGGATGCGGTTATCTGCCGTGATTTTATTTCAGGGATTCAGAGTTTTCAGCCGGATACTGATACCTATGTTGTGATTGCAAGCTGGAGCCATCAGACCGATGCGGATTGTCTGGAAGAAGTCTTGAAATACGAGGTTCCTTATGTTGGAATGCTGGGGAGTACAAAAAAGATATCCGGAATTGTCAGCAATTTGCAGAACAAAGGTATTACTACCGAAAAACTTGAACAGTTAAGGGCGCCGATCGGTTTGGATATTCGAGCAAAAACTCCTCAGGAAATTGCAATTGGTGTATTGGCCGAGATCATCTCTATCAGAAGAAGAGAATAA